CCGGTTCCTTCTGCCGCTGCAGTTCGTTGAGGCGGCGCTGGGTCTCCGCCAGGCTTTCCTCAAGCTTCTTGATCTCGGCCTGGTACCGTTCCTGAGCCGCAGCCTGCATCTTTTGAATCCGCGTGAACGGCCGGCTCGGAATCGCACGGCTCCGCACCGCAATCAGATCCACGTCCCCGGCCATCTGCTCCACCACGTTCTGCAAAAACGTAAGATTCGCATTGGCCGGCATCCGAAGAACCCCAAACGGACTGTTCAATTCGCGGATGGCAAACCGGTCAAACAACAGATCGGAATCCCCCACCAACACCACCGCCGTTTCCTTCTGGCTTTCCTTGAGGAAGTCCACCTCGTTGGTGGACCCCGGCGGACCATTCGGAAAAGCGGTCTTGAACCGCCCGGTTAGCCGGATGGCCAGCGCATGTTCCTTGCCCGAGGAACGAAACTCCCTGAGGATGTTTTCGCCGCTGACATGAGCCATGAAGGCCTCAACCAGCTGCGATTCCGGCGTGCTCTTCAGCAGGACGGTTTGCTTCAGCCCCTCCTCCGGAACGCCACTGAACGCCCCGCACAAGGGCAGCCACACGGGCCCCAACTCGCTGGTCACCGGATCGTCGGGGTTCATCCCCAGCCGGCTCACATTCAGAAATGCAGGTGCCTCCACCAGCTGATTGCGCTGCCCGATCAACTGCATCTTGAAGTTCAGGTCGGCCACCACCTTGGTCGTATCGAACTTCAACCCCCACGCGGTCAGGAGCTTTTCCAGGTTCGACGGAGCCCCGGGGACCGAAAAGGGCAGGTTCCCCTGCTGCCGGCTGTCGGCCAGCGAGACCGGATCCAAAAACGCCACCAGCTTCCCACCCCGCATCAGGAACTGGTCGATCGCATACTGGGCCTTTTCCGTAATGTCCCGCGGATGAATCACCACCAGCACCTGAATGTCATCGTCAATCTTCTCGGCGGTCATTTCCACCCGGCGCACGTCAAAGTCGGCACGCAACTCATTCACCACCGCCCACGGTTCCTGATTTCGAGGCCCCAGGGTCGGCGGAAAAGCCGCCCCGGGCCCGCCGAACACCGGCAGGGGACTCATGATGCCCACCACCGGTTTCTCCGGTTTCACCACGCGGCTGATGGCCCGAACGATGTCATACTCCAGCAACCGTTCCCGTGTCGGTGCCAGAAACGGAATCGACACACGCGAATCCAACAGGCTCACCGCCAGACCCAAGTAGAAACGGTCGCCCGTCGCCAGTTGCTGGGGTTCAATGTTGTCCAGCCGCGCCGAATCCTCCGCGTCGGAGTCCGGCTGCGGGTCGAGCTTTTCAATGCGCAGTTTGCCAGCCGCCGCCTCCCGAAACTCCTCCAGCAAATCCTCCACCCGCCGCGCGTAATTCCGCAAAAAGACGGTCTCCGGCGTGGCGGTCTCCAGCCGCGAGCAGTAAAAACGGACGGTCACCGGCGTGTCCAGGCGCGACAACACCGCCCGTGTGCCGGGCGAAAGCGTGTAGGCCTTTTCAGCGGTGAGATCCACGCGTTGCTTGAACCGGGCCAGCACCACATTCAGCCCGAGCAACACCACGAACATCGCCGCCACCCCGGCGGTCGAAAACACCCAGGTCTCCCA
This genomic interval from Limisphaera ngatamarikiensis contains the following:
- a CDS encoding GldG family protein — translated: MNKRSWETWVFSTAGVAAMFVVLLGLNVVLARFKQRVDLTAEKAYTLSPGTRAVLSRLDTPVTVRFYCSRLETATPETVFLRNYARRVEDLLEEFREAAAGKLRIEKLDPQPDSDAEDSARLDNIEPQQLATGDRFYLGLAVSLLDSRVSIPFLAPTRERLLEYDIVRAISRVVKPEKPVVGIMSPLPVFGGPGAAFPPTLGPRNQEPWAVVNELRADFDVRRVEMTAEKIDDDIQVLVVIHPRDITEKAQYAIDQFLMRGGKLVAFLDPVSLADSRQQGNLPFSVPGAPSNLEKLLTAWGLKFDTTKVVADLNFKMQLIGQRNQLVEAPAFLNVSRLGMNPDDPVTSELGPVWLPLCGAFSGVPEEGLKQTVLLKSTPESQLVEAFMAHVSGENILREFRSSGKEHALAIRLTGRFKTAFPNGPPGSTNEVDFLKESQKETAVVLVGDSDLLFDRFAIRELNSPFGVLRMPANANLTFLQNVVEQMAGDVDLIAVRSRAIPSRPFTRIQKMQAAAQERYQAEIKKLEESLAETQRRLNELQRQKEPGQRFILSPEQQEEIARFRQQEARTREELKRVRREFRREIDALQTRVQWTNILAMPLVVSLSGVVIAIIRRKRTSAR